Proteins from a single region of Pseudodesulfovibrio portus:
- a CDS encoding Hsp70 family protein has product MGNIVGIDLGTTYSAIGVLDETGRPSIMSIESENSNIMPSIVLFEGQDKVVTGVEAQSMFGFGNTNVFGRFKREMGNDVSYQVNGQTITPTSLSSFILKRLKDEAEAKIGPIDEAVVTIPANFSNEAREATLEAARLAGLNVKNIINEPTAAAMYYAFHQGEELAGTYAVYDLGGGTFDVSIIRVKGQDTEVLASEGVNRLGGDDFDKKLMELVRSKVLETTGESPDEENFTSIVAEEMKKSLSRKEQTRRRVWNSVGKAVNIEISRDEFQKSISSLVAQTEMLCESVLEQAGLSSTDLAGVFLVGGSTRVPIIKESAKRVFGMDPTSIVNPDEAVALGAALYAGYRADIANLNPVQKQSVDQIKLQEISNHYFGCISIAYDPERDQERLNNTIILEKGQKLPCSQTHPFYTIGDGQTSVHCQVTQSATPETDPRFVKIIWEGNLDLPEGRPAGQEVQVTFSYDLNQVMKCSFKDAATGHQQNVELSTAKNSTSGVDINAFLVE; this is encoded by the coding sequence ATGGGCAATATAGTCGGAATTGATCTTGGCACAACCTATTCTGCGATTGGTGTCTTGGATGAAACAGGGCGTCCCTCAATCATGAGTATTGAAAGCGAAAATTCAAATATTATGCCGTCGATCGTCCTTTTCGAAGGACAAGATAAGGTTGTCACAGGGGTTGAAGCACAGTCCATGTTTGGCTTTGGTAATACGAATGTATTCGGACGATTCAAAAGAGAAATGGGGAATGATGTATCTTATCAAGTCAACGGCCAAACCATCACCCCGACCTCACTAAGCTCTTTCATTCTCAAACGCCTCAAAGACGAAGCGGAGGCTAAGATCGGACCAATTGACGAGGCTGTGGTAACGATCCCAGCAAACTTCTCAAACGAAGCCCGCGAGGCCACTTTGGAAGCAGCAAGGTTAGCCGGGCTCAATGTCAAAAACATTATCAATGAACCGACCGCTGCGGCAATGTACTACGCCTTTCACCAAGGCGAAGAACTAGCTGGTACTTACGCAGTTTACGACTTGGGCGGCGGCACCTTTGATGTCTCGATTATTCGCGTCAAAGGGCAGGACACGGAAGTGTTGGCCTCTGAAGGCGTGAACCGGTTAGGCGGGGACGACTTTGACAAAAAACTTATGGAACTCGTCAGAAGTAAAGTTCTTGAAACAACCGGTGAAAGTCCAGATGAAGAAAACTTCACATCCATTGTTGCTGAAGAGATGAAAAAATCTCTTTCACGAAAAGAACAAACCAGACGGCGAGTATGGAACTCAGTTGGAAAGGCTGTGAATATTGAAATTTCGCGTGATGAATTTCAAAAGTCGATCAGTTCTCTTGTGGCCCAAACAGAAATGCTGTGTGAGTCTGTATTGGAACAAGCGGGACTCTCCTCCACAGATTTGGCAGGAGTCTTTCTGGTTGGAGGCAGCACGCGAGTCCCGATAATCAAGGAGAGTGCCAAGAGAGTATTCGGAATGGATCCCACAAGCATTGTCAACCCTGACGAGGCCGTTGCACTTGGAGCAGCACTCTATGCTGGGTACCGTGCAGACATTGCAAACTTGAATCCTGTACAAAAGCAATCTGTAGATCAGATCAAATTGCAAGAGATATCAAACCACTATTTTGGTTGCATCTCTATAGCATATGACCCTGAACGAGACCAGGAACGATTAAATAACACTATTATTCTCGAAAAGGGCCAAAAGCTACCCTGCTCACAGACGCATCCATTTTACACCATTGGCGACGGACAGACATCCGTCCATTGTCAGGTAACCCAAAGTGCCACACCCGAGACGGATCCCAGATTCGTTAAAATCATATGGGAGGGAAACCTTGATTTGCCTGAAGGTCGCCCAGCGGGCCAAGAGGTGCAAGTCACCTTCTCATATGACCTCAACCAGGTGATGAAATGCTCTTTCAAAGATGCAGCAACAGGGCATCAACAAAATGTCGAACTGAGTACAGCCAAGAATTCTACGTCAGGCGTCGATATTAACGCTTTTCTCGTGGAGTAG
- a CDS encoding TerB family tellurite resistance protein — MEAILSLVGLVIFLVVVNLVFRGLASSGKAAFNAARGRGSFKENFEYQFSGMGDFQIQAKQKTVGEDDNPFEIVEIQGKGLLPVSQRTTIGCIVSVFDKRDGDLVPVLSILEDFQEPETIVYQCRREITTISPDQGFAMWVPMGLFIPETLTPPVGGLRTLTIIARIVDMNFVPPINAGFLGSKTGIVAQAATTFTYRFEEKGYEETAKEADIAREMCVRLAMAVAFSDGSLDPSEGKVIQQWILKVLKSEPESRQEKLKSLLNGALKSSYDEASNRELSFSDLTRRLNDIGSKAYKYEAIELCLDVMAADGVAEESELEDIRRIADALELDFDEIQKMKDQRLLKVNVVPESGESLEALLGIDPGWEPNAIKKHLRTEFTKWNGRIQSLPEGQERTQAQKMLDLIAEARRKYA; from the coding sequence ATGGAAGCCATATTAAGTTTGGTTGGTTTAGTTATTTTTCTAGTTGTCGTAAACTTGGTCTTCCGTGGGCTTGCTTCATCTGGAAAAGCCGCATTCAATGCCGCCCGAGGCAGAGGAAGCTTCAAGGAAAATTTTGAATACCAATTTAGCGGCATGGGCGACTTCCAAATACAAGCTAAACAAAAGACCGTGGGCGAAGACGACAACCCTTTTGAAATTGTCGAAATACAAGGTAAGGGTTTGCTGCCAGTCTCCCAGAGAACAACCATCGGCTGCATTGTGTCTGTCTTTGACAAGCGAGATGGCGACTTAGTGCCAGTCCTATCTATCCTGGAAGACTTTCAAGAGCCGGAAACAATTGTTTACCAATGCAGGCGGGAAATCACGACAATCAGCCCAGATCAAGGATTCGCCATGTGGGTGCCAATGGGGCTATTTATACCTGAAACATTGACCCCTCCAGTTGGGGGCCTGCGAACTCTGACTATTATTGCCCGCATTGTAGACATGAATTTTGTCCCACCTATCAATGCAGGCTTCCTCGGGTCTAAAACAGGAATCGTTGCTCAGGCCGCGACGACATTTACCTATCGATTTGAAGAAAAGGGATATGAAGAAACGGCAAAGGAAGCCGATATAGCAAGAGAAATGTGTGTTAGATTGGCTATGGCTGTGGCGTTCTCTGATGGAAGCCTTGATCCGTCAGAAGGAAAGGTCATACAGCAATGGATACTGAAAGTTCTTAAAAGCGAACCTGAATCCCGTCAGGAGAAATTGAAGTCGCTTTTAAACGGGGCACTAAAAAGCAGCTATGACGAGGCTTCGAACAGGGAACTATCGTTTAGCGATTTGACCCGCCGCCTAAACGATATTGGTTCAAAAGCCTATAAATACGAGGCCATCGAACTATGTTTGGACGTTATGGCCGCTGATGGCGTTGCAGAAGAAAGTGAGCTGGAGGATATTCGCCGGATAGCAGACGCTTTAGAGCTAGATTTCGATGAAATTCAAAAAATGAAAGACCAACGTTTGCTTAAGGTCAATGTTGTTCCTGAGTCGGGAGAAAGCCTTGAAGCATTACTCGGGATTGATCCAGGCTGGGAGCCAAATGCCATAAAAAAACACCTACGTACCGAGTTTACAAAATGGAATGGTAGAATCCAAAGTTTGCCTGAAGGGCAAGAGAGGACACAAGCCCAAAAAATGTTAGATCTCATTGCTGAAGCTCGCAGGAAATACGCATGA
- a CDS encoding MBL fold metallo-hydrolase: MEITIHRGTNEIGGSCVEMRSGKRRILLDAGLPLDGSATTLPLRVEGIDALFVSHCHPDHYGLASQLPEDLPVYLGELTWRFIRARHVFMNEDLPNFTTRFMHPWETIDIGEIKVTPYLMDHSSPEAFAFLVEADGKRLFYSGDFRGHGRKGKLLKNLLSNPPKKIDAMLVEGTTLGRKDQHQLSEADVEQELLSIAQNESGPVFIVCSGQNIDRIVSIFRAAKKAGRTLVIDIYTAWILEEMRCVTQNTPAMDWGGIKVLAHGWPASRQYATAKSQPDIFGGFLRRIYSLNADINLDTIRSNPGDYMIKANLWPIKRMLQETGTSKATIIYSLWPGYMSSEPGSRDMEIFEWINDAPSLTFKQVHASGHADLESLQALVKTIAPAKVIPIHTEMKNAYDKHFQQVCLLDDGQSLTLKNMENSKRK, translated from the coding sequence ATGGAAATAACCATTCATCGAGGAACCAATGAGATAGGCGGCTCCTGCGTCGAAATGCGATCAGGAAAACGTCGAATTCTTCTTGATGCAGGCCTGCCCCTGGACGGCTCTGCCACAACGCTTCCGCTCCGAGTTGAGGGCATTGATGCGCTCTTTGTCAGTCACTGCCACCCCGACCATTACGGCCTTGCGAGTCAATTGCCTGAAGACCTACCCGTCTATTTGGGCGAGTTGACCTGGCGGTTCATCCGGGCACGCCACGTGTTCATGAATGAAGATTTACCGAACTTCACCACCCGGTTCATGCATCCATGGGAAACAATCGACATTGGTGAGATAAAGGTCACCCCCTACCTGATGGACCACTCTTCGCCGGAAGCTTTTGCTTTCCTGGTCGAAGCCGATGGGAAACGTCTGTTCTACTCCGGGGATTTCAGGGGACATGGACGAAAAGGGAAATTGCTGAAAAACCTGCTCTCAAATCCTCCAAAAAAAATCGACGCAATGCTGGTGGAAGGCACCACCCTTGGCCGCAAGGATCAGCATCAGCTTTCAGAGGCGGACGTTGAGCAGGAACTCCTTTCCATCGCACAAAATGAATCCGGACCTGTATTCATCGTGTGCTCCGGGCAAAACATCGATCGCATAGTCAGTATATTCCGCGCTGCCAAAAAAGCCGGAAGAACATTGGTTATCGACATCTATACAGCATGGATATTGGAAGAGATGCGCTGCGTCACTCAAAATACTCCCGCCATGGATTGGGGAGGCATAAAAGTGCTGGCACACGGTTGGCCAGCGAGTCGACAATATGCCACAGCCAAAAGCCAGCCAGATATCTTCGGGGGATTCCTGAGACGAATTTACTCCCTGAATGCGGACATCAACCTCGACACGATCCGCAGTAATCCTGGAGATTACATGATCAAGGCCAATCTCTGGCCCATCAAACGAATGTTGCAGGAAACCGGAACGAGCAAAGCTACTATCATCTACTCCTTATGGCCTGGATATATGTCCTCCGAGCCGGGCTCCAGAGACATGGAAATCTTTGAATGGATCAATGACGCCCCAAGCCTCACCTTCAAGCAAGTTCATGCAAGTGGCCACGCAGACCTAGAGAGCCTTCAAGCATTGGTAAAAACGATAGCCCCGGCCAAAGTCATCCCGATACATACGGAGATGAAAAATGCGTACGACAAACATTTCCAACAGGTCTGCCTTCTGGATGACGGCCAGTCCTTAACCTTGAAAAATATGGAAAACAGTAAACGAAAATAA
- a CDS encoding tellurite resistance TerB family protein — MGKLIVLGLIIWLIVHFIKKASAKQKYKQELEEFASNIEVRVTYSGDDWDDDYDFKATQSDGECWIPPGQSVEIYGHTIKDGMLFVGDGLGALSGYGADPALINPNLSRSADRSCTENYAMSYWPSYSRISPEARAAYIDWLAKGRRVEGAYIGYVFLFYYGLERRVLHGKPAQEELLHIRDELSDLLAIYGDNRSFRQYSENFLGLINVLIGDGTHKSEINPNKIARGMYPPSFKIELGKHVADGKPIPWDLALEWVLRDPETRLRVPAKRCPHEFAFLFKTLYQEKFGEGMVVPPNKKKIRLEYHPASSSLRGFSSEVDIPDPSGLKRPLGNLWKLVDQSMSDLDSYSRLMGKDPEAAKGIAGIALLPGSIAMKRKSSELDALRQYCNNTLGGKEMGTAQVNTLIEMWPTNTPGKLTKAEASQASSILGALGIGMEPDPRHGGRTPAAGDEIVLFNFPEGKDEAPGTGYHQAIALVHLTGQVAAADGDVSPEERSALHSHLAQSLGLSQAESLRLSAFFEWIIARPPSMAGMKAKLDGLSTAQREKVADFLISVAGADGVIHPKEITILEKIYKTMGMEPKDVQTHIHRFLANGDSQPVTVKDADTGKTGYSIPPAPGASPEADVKLDANRLRLKREQTKEVAELLKDVFTDDVAEPEAEAEKVPDFYGLGAPYKAILVKLGEQDTWDKDSFNALAEKYGLMPSGVLESLNDAALDNFDDEVLFDEENIEVNREVLEEMLA, encoded by the coding sequence ATGGGCAAACTAATCGTTTTGGGGCTGATCATCTGGTTAATAGTCCACTTCATCAAAAAAGCCTCCGCCAAACAAAAATACAAACAAGAACTCGAAGAATTCGCCAGCAACATCGAAGTCCGGGTCACTTATTCCGGCGACGATTGGGACGACGATTACGACTTTAAGGCAACTCAATCCGACGGCGAGTGCTGGATTCCTCCGGGCCAATCTGTCGAAATATACGGACACACGATCAAGGACGGGATGCTTTTCGTGGGCGACGGGCTTGGCGCACTGAGCGGGTACGGCGCCGATCCGGCCCTCATCAACCCCAATCTCTCCAGAAGCGCCGACAGATCGTGCACCGAAAACTACGCGATGTCCTACTGGCCTTCGTACAGCCGGATATCACCCGAGGCCAGGGCAGCCTACATCGACTGGCTTGCAAAGGGACGTAGAGTCGAGGGGGCGTATATTGGATATGTCTTCCTGTTTTATTATGGTCTGGAAAGACGGGTGTTGCACGGCAAACCGGCACAGGAAGAATTGCTCCATATACGCGACGAGCTGAGTGATCTCCTGGCTATCTACGGCGACAACCGCTCGTTCAGGCAATATTCTGAGAATTTCTTAGGCCTCATCAATGTTTTGATCGGGGACGGTACCCATAAATCGGAAATCAACCCAAATAAGATTGCCAGGGGGATGTACCCTCCGAGCTTCAAAATCGAGCTCGGCAAGCACGTTGCCGACGGAAAACCGATACCTTGGGATTTGGCCCTGGAGTGGGTACTCAGAGACCCGGAAACCAGATTGCGGGTTCCAGCAAAGCGTTGTCCGCACGAATTCGCTTTCCTCTTCAAGACTCTTTATCAAGAGAAATTCGGCGAGGGGATGGTCGTCCCCCCCAACAAGAAAAAAATCAGGCTCGAATATCATCCAGCAAGCTCATCTCTTAGAGGATTCAGCTCGGAAGTTGACATTCCGGACCCCAGTGGCCTCAAGCGCCCCCTTGGCAACCTTTGGAAGCTTGTAGACCAAAGCATGTCTGACCTGGATTCCTACAGCCGCCTTATGGGCAAGGATCCCGAAGCGGCAAAAGGAATTGCGGGCATAGCTCTCCTGCCCGGTTCCATCGCCATGAAACGCAAGTCCTCAGAACTGGACGCCCTCCGGCAGTACTGCAACAACACTCTGGGCGGCAAAGAGATGGGGACCGCTCAGGTTAACACGCTGATCGAAATGTGGCCCACAAACACTCCGGGCAAACTCACAAAAGCGGAAGCCAGCCAAGCGTCCAGTATTCTTGGCGCATTGGGGATCGGCATGGAGCCCGACCCCCGGCACGGCGGCCGCACACCTGCAGCCGGGGATGAGATAGTCCTTTTCAATTTTCCGGAAGGAAAAGACGAAGCTCCCGGGACAGGATATCATCAGGCCATTGCTCTCGTTCACCTGACGGGTCAGGTTGCAGCCGCAGATGGAGACGTCTCGCCCGAAGAACGTTCGGCCCTGCATTCCCATTTGGCCCAGTCCTTGGGCTTGAGCCAGGCAGAATCACTGCGCCTTTCGGCATTCTTCGAATGGATCATTGCCCGCCCTCCGAGCATGGCCGGCATGAAGGCAAAATTGGATGGACTCAGTACTGCACAGCGCGAAAAGGTGGCCGACTTCCTGATCAGTGTGGCCGGGGCAGATGGAGTCATTCACCCCAAGGAAATAACGATTCTTGAGAAGATATACAAAACCATGGGAATGGAGCCGAAGGATGTCCAGACCCACATCCACCGTTTCCTCGCCAACGGCGACAGCCAGCCTGTTACCGTAAAAGATGCGGACACCGGCAAGACCGGCTATTCCATCCCGCCTGCTCCGGGCGCAAGCCCCGAAGCCGATGTCAAACTTGATGCCAACCGCCTGCGCCTTAAACGCGAGCAGACGAAGGAAGTTGCCGAGCTGCTGAAAGACGTTTTCACTGATGATGTCGCGGAACCGGAAGCAGAAGCAGAAAAAGTCCCCGATTTCTATGGGCTTGGCGCACCATACAAAGCCATCCTTGTCAAGCTCGGCGAACAGGATACGTGGGACAAGGACAGCTTTAACGCCTTGGCGGAGAAGTATGGTTTGATGCCTTCCGGCGTGCTGGAGTCATTGAATGATGCAGCGCTTGATAATTTCGATGACGAAGTGCTTTTTGACGAAGAAAACATAGAAGTGAACCGGGAAGTCCTTGAGGAGATGCTGGCATGA
- a CDS encoding ATP-binding protein, with amino-acid sequence MSKPKKLRPKERDAIIKSLRSGVVPRIGLQHVQVGRALEVKSLLQDIDTVADGGSSFRMVIGEYGSGKTFFMNLVRTVALEKKLVTVHADMTPERRLYSSTGQTQSLYRELIRNLATRAKAEGGALPSVVEKFISTAIQESKTNGLQTGEVIHSRLQSLTELVGGYDFADVINAYWEGHDSGDEAAKGNAIRWLRGEFTTKTDARAALGVRTFVDDASMYDHLKILSQFIRLAGYGGLLVCIDEMVNLYKISNSVSRKNNYEQLLRILNDCLQANCEGLAFLMGGTPDFLLDTRRGLFSYEALQSRLALNTFASVNYVDMSGPVINLANLTPEDMYVLLERLRHVFASGSEEAYALPDDALTKFLEHCNNTIGQDYFRTPRNTIKAFLDLLAILEQNPGASWQELLHTVCIDKDGCGAESIEDISGDDELTTFRI; translated from the coding sequence ATGAGCAAACCGAAGAAACTGCGCCCCAAAGAGCGAGATGCGATAATAAAATCCCTTCGATCCGGCGTTGTTCCCCGGATAGGTCTCCAGCACGTACAAGTCGGGCGGGCTCTCGAAGTAAAAAGCCTATTGCAAGACATTGATACTGTTGCCGACGGCGGATCATCCTTCCGGATGGTGATCGGAGAATACGGGTCAGGAAAAACCTTTTTCATGAACCTGGTGCGGACCGTGGCCTTAGAAAAAAAGCTGGTCACGGTTCACGCGGATATGACCCCGGAACGTCGACTTTACTCATCCACGGGCCAGACTCAATCCCTCTACCGCGAACTCATTAGGAATCTTGCCACGCGAGCCAAGGCCGAAGGGGGAGCCCTTCCCTCGGTCGTTGAAAAATTCATTTCAACGGCCATCCAGGAGTCCAAGACAAATGGGCTCCAGACCGGCGAGGTCATCCACTCCCGCCTTCAAAGCCTGACGGAACTGGTCGGCGGCTATGATTTCGCCGACGTCATCAATGCCTACTGGGAAGGCCATGACTCGGGCGACGAAGCGGCCAAGGGGAATGCGATCCGTTGGTTGCGCGGAGAATTCACGACAAAGACCGACGCCCGGGCCGCCCTCGGCGTCAGGACATTCGTCGATGACGCGTCAATGTACGACCACTTGAAAATCCTGTCCCAATTCATACGACTTGCCGGATACGGCGGTTTGCTCGTCTGCATCGACGAAATGGTCAACCTCTACAAGATCAGCAACTCTGTCAGCCGCAAGAACAACTACGAGCAACTGCTGCGGATACTGAATGACTGCCTGCAGGCCAATTGTGAAGGCCTTGCCTTCCTCATGGGCGGTACACCCGATTTCCTTTTGGACACCAGGCGCGGTCTGTTCAGTTATGAAGCCCTTCAATCACGGCTCGCTCTGAACACCTTCGCCTCGGTCAACTATGTCGATATGAGCGGCCCGGTCATCAACCTGGCCAACCTCACCCCGGAGGACATGTATGTGCTTCTGGAACGGCTGCGCCATGTCTTCGCAAGCGGCAGTGAAGAGGCTTACGCCTTGCCCGATGACGCCCTGACGAAATTTCTTGAGCACTGCAACAACACCATCGGCCAAGATTATTTTCGAACTCCCCGCAACACCATCAAGGCATTTCTCGACCTGCTGGCAATCCTTGAACAAAACCCAGGAGCTTCCTGGCAGGAACTGTTACATACCGTTTGCATAGACAAGGATGGCTGCGGCGCGGAGTCGATCGAGGACATCTCCGGTGACGATGAGCTCACAACATTCAGAATCTAG
- the grpE gene encoding nucleotide exchange factor GrpE translates to MSCGRLKRDNLWKIGMLTLLLVINMLVVGCSNEKDPAEQSPGKVSTSPVFSSQTHSDPDEAQVLVSPAPSPGLTLPLIIISCLACALFGSTIYLFRWRRSVDGGQQSIVPEVLLEKIAKQTNEYAALRSLLEQYAQLVNATYESTHEKVSDIRQSYQIFQGSLAEKDNEISTLKKGYEANVFNKFILRFIDIHANIAVELKQLEEESEAKDILQDMLELLEDALEECGVEPFSPPLGNDFTETFGVSERCVVIETEYLEKHQQIANVLAPGYLLNTPGGKECLRPSRVEVFKIKEG, encoded by the coding sequence ATGAGTTGCGGTAGATTAAAACGCGACAACCTCTGGAAGATTGGAATGCTCACACTCTTGCTAGTGATCAACATGCTTGTTGTCGGTTGCTCAAATGAAAAGGATCCAGCGGAACAATCACCCGGCAAGGTTTCAACAAGCCCTGTTTTTAGTTCACAGACACATTCCGATCCGGACGAAGCTCAGGTTTTAGTCAGTCCAGCCCCTTCCCCCGGCTTAACCCTTCCCCTCATTATCATCTCATGCCTCGCATGTGCATTATTTGGCTCGACGATCTACCTGTTCAGATGGAGAAGATCGGTTGACGGAGGGCAACAGTCAATAGTTCCCGAAGTGCTGCTTGAAAAGATTGCAAAACAGACCAATGAGTATGCCGCTCTGCGCTCGCTTCTTGAGCAGTATGCTCAATTGGTGAATGCAACCTATGAGTCGACACATGAGAAAGTATCAGACATACGGCAGTCTTATCAAATATTCCAAGGTTCGTTGGCCGAAAAAGACAACGAGATATCAACCCTCAAAAAAGGCTATGAGGCCAATGTATTTAACAAATTCATTTTAAGATTCATCGATATACACGCAAACATCGCTGTAGAACTGAAGCAACTTGAAGAGGAAAGTGAGGCCAAGGACATTCTGCAAGATATGCTTGAACTCCTTGAAGACGCACTGGAAGAATGTGGTGTTGAACCCTTTTCTCCGCCCCTTGGAAATGATTTCACTGAAACGTTTGGAGTGAGCGAGCGGTGTGTCGTAATTGAAACGGAATATCTAGAAAAACATCAACAAATAGCAAACGTATTGGCTCCTGGTTATTTATTAAATACTCCCGGTGGGAAGGAATGCCTCCGCCCCTCACGAGTTGAAGTCTTCAAGATTAAGGAAGGTTAA
- a CDS encoding M48 family metallopeptidase, translating to MTYTLRDACDLAEAVRYAEDIPATAICGAASTEKDRIKRYFTTSSLRISPQLTPELSIILTNTCNFLRLPKENVHAWVYPSAEIQAYCVGNDAQECFIRVSSGVVQLLNAKELAFVIGHEVGHFLLRHNSDSDIFSGSSLEDTMRSKSAEISADRLGLLACGDLEPAICAMLKTLSGLGGDHINLDIPAFLNELRSVSEIRTLDAEIWNTHPPLPLRVKALLWFSMGKTFASYTDGDVAGKMEKNALDQKVFNDMKSQLGDFTQQQFDQAEEEVQLWLSAVAVCRDGRLDKSEQQKLNTDLGLEATQKLISFLSMHSAEEIDAVLLEKLNSACENYQHLAPTRSRQVIPELINEVSSRFQQSDLRQFIRDKSHLLSEISVNIISSG from the coding sequence ATGACCTATACACTCCGTGATGCTTGCGATTTAGCCGAGGCTGTCAGGTATGCGGAAGACATTCCCGCGACAGCTATATGCGGCGCAGCTTCTACTGAAAAGGATCGAATAAAAAGATACTTCACGACGAGTTCCTTGCGAATCAGTCCACAGCTAACTCCTGAACTTTCCATAATACTTACGAACACATGTAATTTCCTGCGGCTGCCGAAGGAGAATGTCCATGCTTGGGTCTATCCGTCGGCTGAGATTCAAGCCTATTGCGTAGGCAACGATGCGCAAGAATGTTTCATACGAGTCAGCTCGGGGGTTGTACAACTCCTTAATGCCAAAGAGCTTGCCTTTGTCATTGGCCATGAGGTTGGACATTTTCTGCTCAGGCACAACTCCGACAGCGACATATTTTCTGGAAGCAGTTTAGAGGACACAATGCGGTCAAAATCTGCAGAGATTTCTGCGGACCGACTGGGCCTACTTGCATGTGGCGACCTGGAACCCGCAATCTGTGCGATGTTAAAGACGCTGTCCGGCTTAGGCGGGGACCATATCAATCTAGATATTCCTGCATTCCTTAACGAGTTGCGAAGTGTTTCTGAGATTCGCACCCTAGATGCGGAGATTTGGAACACCCACCCGCCACTCCCTCTACGGGTTAAGGCTCTTTTGTGGTTCTCTATGGGCAAAACCTTCGCTAGCTACACAGATGGTGATGTAGCAGGAAAGATGGAAAAAAATGCATTGGATCAAAAAGTCTTCAACGACATGAAATCTCAACTTGGGGACTTCACTCAACAACAGTTTGATCAAGCTGAAGAAGAAGTACAATTATGGCTCTCTGCGGTAGCTGTCTGTAGAGACGGACGTTTAGACAAATCAGAACAACAGAAGCTGAATACGGATTTAGGCTTAGAGGCCACCCAAAAGCTAATCTCTTTCTTATCCATGCATTCTGCCGAAGAGATTGACGCTGTGCTTTTAGAGAAACTCAACTCCGCGTGTGAAAACTACCAGCATCTGGCACCAACACGTTCAAGACAAGTCATCCCCGAATTAATAAATGAGGTCTCAAGTCGTTTTCAACAATCCGACTTGAGACAATTCATACGCGACAAATCGCATTTACTTAGTGAAATATCAGTAAATATCATCAGTTCAGGTTGA